TAAACCCGTCTGTCTGAAACCGTTGAATGTCGTCCTCAGTAATCTGAAGGGGAGAATAAGCCATACCGCAGAAATTCCGAGTGAAACGTGGGGGGAATCGAGCCTGTTTGGACAACCAGCAGGACAGGCCCCCGGCATCGAGGGCCACTGTAGCGCTGCCTGCCCACTCTATTTGTGAAATTCGCTACGGTCTGCGGAGGCCAAGTTCCGCACAATGGGGTGCGTCTGTTTGTGCAGGATTATGGAATTTTCAACGCTAACGCCGGGGCATCTCACGATCGCCGCCAGTGATTTTGATGCTCGCCCAATGAGCTACCTTGAAAACGGCGAGCGGCTGGGGTATGAACCCGCTGTGGCGCGGGCGGTGTGTGCCAAGCTAGGGCTGGTGCCCGTGTGGCAAAATTTGCCCATGTCTGAGTTTTATTCCACACTGCACGCGGGCCAGTGTGATGTGGTGTGGTTTAACCAGGCGGTGACGGCAGAGCGCCTCAGCCACAGCCGCTTTACTCGGCCCTACGGGATCTATGACGAAGCGGTGATTGTGCGGGCCGATAGCCCCATCCACACGGCGACTGATCTTCAGGGCATGAAGCTGGGCGGGCTGGCGGATAGCACAAACCTGGCGCTGGGGGAGCAATTTGCCGACGTGACGCTGGTGCCGTTTCCGGGGAGCGATCAGGTGTTGCCGGAGATGCTGGCGGCGCTGCGGGCGGGCGAGATTGACGCGCTGGTGGATGATGAACTGGTGCTGATCACGGCGGCCGAGGCTGACCCGTCGCTGCGGCTGGCGTTTACGGTGGAAACGCGGCATCCGTTTGCGATCGCCCTCCGACCGACCGACGAAGACCTGCGACAGGCGCTGGATCAGACCCTAGAGGCGCTGCTCAGCGACGGCACGCTGGCGGCGCTGTGGGGCCAGTGGATTCCCTGGCGACCGTTTCCGTTTGTGTAGTGGAGGCTATGTAGTGGGGGCTGTGTAGTGGGGGCTATGATGCAGCAGGCTTGGGTGTCCGCGCCAGACCGCTATGATGACCTGCCCGCGCCCCTCGCGTCTGTTGTGGCAGAGTATCGGATTGCGCCCGGAACGGCGATCGCCTATCCGGTCAAAGCGGGTCAATTCATCCAGATTATCGACGTAGACGGCAGCCAGTGTTCAGATTTTCTGGCTTTTGCGGGCGAGGGCTATGGGGAGGAACTGGACGGCACTGTGACGCGGACGCTGCTGGGCTTGGCGATGCCCCAGGTGGGTTTGTTCGGCCACTATTTTTCTCAGCAGATGCGGCCGCTGGTGGAAGTGGTGCAGGATACCTGCGGTCGCCATGATAGCTTCATGCTGGCCTGCACTCGCCGCTATTACGAAGATGCAGGCTATCCAGGGCATCCCAGTTGCAGCGAAAATTTTAATCAGGTGCTTGGGCCCTACGGCATTGCGCCCCGGCTGGGCTGGCCTGCGATCAATTTCTTTTTTAATACTGAGGTGGATGGCACGGGCGCAATTATCGCCGGAGAAGCCTGGTCGCGTCCGGGGGATTATGTGCTGCTGAGGGCGCACCAGGACTTGCTCTGTGCTAGTTCGGCCTGCCCCGACGACATCGACCCTGTAAATGGCTGGAACCCTACGCCCATTCACGTCCGCATCTATGGGGCAGAGTCTTCGTTCCCCAGGCTGAGGGGCCATCGCGCTGCGCCCAGTCTGCCGCTGCGCCTGACGCAAGACAGCGCCTTCACGCCGCGCATTCGAGACCTGACGCGGCATCTGGCAGACTACAACGGCTTTTGGGTTCCCCTCTCGTATCCTCAGCAGGGCAAGGCGGCGGACTATTGGGCCCTGCGGGAGCGGGTGGCGGTGATGGATCTGTCGGCGTTGCGAAAGTTTGACCTCACTGGAGCAGATGCGCTGGTGCTGCTCCAGTGGGTGTTTTCGCGCAATGTGGCTCAACTGGCGGTGGGGCAGTCGGCTTATGGCTGCTTGCTGAATCCCCACGGGGGGATCGTGGACGATGGGATTGTGTTTCGCTTGGGGGAGGCGGCTTTTCGCTATGTGGGCAACTGCGACACCGATGCCCTGTGGCTGCACACCGTGGCCCAGGAGCGGGGCTTTGCGGTGGAGATTCTGCCGATGAGCGATCGCCTCCATAACTTATCCGTGCAGGGCCCCTGCTCCCGCGATTTGCTGACTCCGCTAATCCGGTTCGACCCCCAGTGGGGCCTCTCGACGCTGGCGGAACTGGGCTACTTCCGCTTTGCCACGGGGACGCTGGAGGGCATCCCGGTGTTTATTTCGCGCACGGGCTACACGGGAGAGTTGGGCTATGAACTGTTTGTAGACCCCTGCGACGGACTGGCGCTGTGGGATGCCGTGATGCAGGCGGGCAAACCTTTTGGGCTGTTGCCGATGGGGATGGAAGCGATCGACTGCGCCCGCATCGAAGCTGGGCTGCTGGCGGCTGGTCGCGAGTTTAGTGATTTGATCTCGCCGTATCAGGCGGGCATTGGCTGGAGTGTGGCGCTGAAGAGTAAGGGCGATTTTATCGGTCGGGCAGCTCTGGAAGCGCTGCGATCGCGCCCCCCCTTCGTCGCGGTTGGGCTAACCCTGGCGGGGAATGAGGTCGCCTGTGGCGGGCAGGGGGTCTATGCCGCAGGGCAGCCCTGGCGGATTGGGCAGGTGACGAGCGGGACGTTTTCGCCTGTGCTGAACCGCAGCATTGCGATCGCCCAGATTGCGCCGGACTATGCCCAACTGGGGACGGTCGTTGAGGTTGGCTTTTTGGATGGCATTAAGCGGCGCGATCGCGCAACGGTCGGCCCCCTTTCCCCCTACGACCCCACCAAAAGCCGGGTCAAAGCATAGATAGCCAGCAGACTCCGACTTTTGGTGTTCCGCAACGCTTGTATCTCTACCTCCGTCTCCACCTTTTGGCGTTCCGCAACACTTGTATCCCCATCTCCATCTACGCTGCGTTCTATGCCCCTCGCCCCCTCGACCGATCGCACGCTCTGGGACTTTGCTGGAATTGACGGGCTGCAAGTCGCCCGCCACCTGTTTGGTGAGTCCATTGCCCACATTAGCCCGTTCCAATCCCTGACCACGGCGCTGCAAGGCTATCCCTGCGCTGTGCTGCGGCTGTGTGAAAACAACTTTCGGGTTGCCTTGCCCCAGGCGTTGGCGCTGAATGAGCTGATTCGTCCGCTGCCCTGGCGGGTCTGGGTGGCGCGATCGCCCTACCTGACTGCACTCACGCTGCCTGTTGGGCCGGGCCTCTCCTGGCTCTATCGGCGGGCCACGACCAAGCCGCTGTATACGCTGCAACCGCTGCCGGGCGATCGCGCGGTTCCTGCCCGACTGGATGGCATTGCTGTTCTAATTTGGCATCACGAGTGGTTGGGGCAACCCCGGCTCGACCTCCACCTGGCCACCGCTGATGTGCCCCTGGTGCGGGCGCAGATGGCGGACGCGGGGATGGAGGAAGACCAGCGGGCGATCGCCCCTTAGAAGCGCCCTACAACGAAGCCCAGAACCCTGACCCAACGAAGCCCAGAACTCTGACCAGAGGAAAACATTTCTGCTCACCCGATCCAAACCCCATCGAACCTGGTCAAAATTCACAAAGTCCCGCCCAGCAAGCACCCCAGACCGAAGGACTGCCCCCCTCTGCTCCTGCCGACGGCATTCAGTATCCGCTTTAGCAAAATCAGCTTGTCGGAACAAGCTATAAACCCCAGTATTTGGAGCGGGCGATCGCTCTAGGCTCAGAGCGTTAATCTCAGCTCCAAACTGTCGGGCAAAAGAGGTGAAACCAAACGATGACTCCTCGCGTGGCAATCATTGGGGCGGGCCCTTGCGGACTCTCTCAGCTTCAAGCCTTCGAGCAGGCGCGGCTGAAGGGGGCCGACATTCCAGAAATCGTCTGCTTTGAAAAGCAGGCCGACTGGGGCGGGCTGTGGAACTATACCTGGCGCACTGGGCTGGACGAGTATGGCGAACCCGTCCACGGCAGCATGTATCGCTACCTCTGGTCGAATGGCCCCAAGGAATGCCTGGAGTTTGCGGACTACACCTTTGACGAACACTTCCAGCGCCCAATTCCCTCGTTTCCGCCGCGCGAAGTGCTGTACGACTACATCACCGGGCGGGCTAAGAAGAATCATCTCCGGCGCTACATCCGGTTCAGTACGGTTGTGCGGCAGGTGGAGTTTACCGAAGGACAGTTTCGCGTCCGCGTCAAAGACTTGGTGGCTGACCAGGAGCGCGTTGAAACCTTTGACTTTGTGGTGGTTGCAACGGGGCACTTTTCAATTCCCAACCTGCCCAAGTTCGAGGGGATTGAGCAGTTTCCCGGCCGCGTTCTGCATAGCCACGACTTTCGGGAAGCCCGCGAATTTGCAGGGAAGGATTTGCTGGTGGTAGGCAGCAGCTATTCGGCCGAGGACATTGCGCTGCAAACCTATAAGTACGGCGCGAAATCGGTCACCATCAGCTATCGCACTGCGCCAATGGGGTTCAAGTGGCCGGAGGGCATTGAAGAAGTGCCGCTGCTGACCAAGCTGGAGGGCAAAGTGGCGCATTTCCAGGACGGCAGCAGCAAAAAGGTGGATGCTATCGTATTCTGCGTGGGCTACCAGCACAACTTTCCGTTTGTGGAAGACAGTCTGCGGCTCAAAACCAAGAACCGACTCTATCCCGGCTCCCTCTACAAGGGCATTTTTTGGATGTCCAATCCCAAGCTGATGTATTTGGGAATGCAGGATCAGTTTTATACCTTCAGCATGTTTGATGTGCAAGCATGGTATGCGCGGGATGTGATGCTGGGGCGCATTGCTTTGCCGTCTTATGAGGAGATGGCTGCCGACATTGCCCACTGGCAGGCGCGGGAAGAGAGTCTGGCCAATCCCTTTGAGCAGATTGACTTTCAGAAGGATTACATTGTCGATCTGGCGGATCAGGTGGACTATCCTTCCTGTGATTGGGAACTGACGACGGAGCTATTTAAGGTTTGGGAACACGATAAGGAACAGAGCATTTT
The Thermoleptolyngbya sichuanensis A183 DNA segment above includes these coding regions:
- a CDS encoding substrate-binding periplasmic protein gives rise to the protein MEFSTLTPGHLTIAASDFDARPMSYLENGERLGYEPAVARAVCAKLGLVPVWQNLPMSEFYSTLHAGQCDVVWFNQAVTAERLSHSRFTRPYGIYDEAVIVRADSPIHTATDLQGMKLGGLADSTNLALGEQFADVTLVPFPGSDQVLPEMLAALRAGEIDALVDDELVLITAAEADPSLRLAFTVETRHPFAIALRPTDEDLRQALDQTLEALLSDGTLAALWGQWIPWRPFPFV
- a CDS encoding DUF1989 domain-containing protein encodes the protein MMQQAWVSAPDRYDDLPAPLASVVAEYRIAPGTAIAYPVKAGQFIQIIDVDGSQCSDFLAFAGEGYGEELDGTVTRTLLGLAMPQVGLFGHYFSQQMRPLVEVVQDTCGRHDSFMLACTRRYYEDAGYPGHPSCSENFNQVLGPYGIAPRLGWPAINFFFNTEVDGTGAIIAGEAWSRPGDYVLLRAHQDLLCASSACPDDIDPVNGWNPTPIHVRIYGAESSFPRLRGHRAAPSLPLRLTQDSAFTPRIRDLTRHLADYNGFWVPLSYPQQGKAADYWALRERVAVMDLSALRKFDLTGADALVLLQWVFSRNVAQLAVGQSAYGCLLNPHGGIVDDGIVFRLGEAAFRYVGNCDTDALWLHTVAQERGFAVEILPMSDRLHNLSVQGPCSRDLLTPLIRFDPQWGLSTLAELGYFRFATGTLEGIPVFISRTGYTGELGYELFVDPCDGLALWDAVMQAGKPFGLLPMGMEAIDCARIEAGLLAAGREFSDLISPYQAGIGWSVALKSKGDFIGRAALEALRSRPPFVAVGLTLAGNEVACGGQGVYAAGQPWRIGQVTSGTFSPVLNRSIAIAQIAPDYAQLGTVVEVGFLDGIKRRDRATVGPLSPYDPTKSRVKA
- a CDS encoding NAD(P)-binding domain-containing protein; this encodes MTPRVAIIGAGPCGLSQLQAFEQARLKGADIPEIVCFEKQADWGGLWNYTWRTGLDEYGEPVHGSMYRYLWSNGPKECLEFADYTFDEHFQRPIPSFPPREVLYDYITGRAKKNHLRRYIRFSTVVRQVEFTEGQFRVRVKDLVADQERVETFDFVVVATGHFSIPNLPKFEGIEQFPGRVLHSHDFREAREFAGKDLLVVGSSYSAEDIALQTYKYGAKSVTISYRTAPMGFKWPEGIEEVPLLTKLEGKVAHFQDGSSKKVDAIVFCVGYQHNFPFVEDSLRLKTKNRLYPGSLYKGIFWMSNPKLMYLGMQDQFYTFSMFDVQAWYARDVMLGRIALPSYEEMAADIAHWQAREESLANPFEQIDFQKDYIVDLADQVDYPSCDWELTTELFKVWEHDKEQSILGYRDKVFRSPCTGTEATVHHTPWIEAMDDSLASFLGN